A part of Setaria viridis chromosome 8, Setaria_viridis_v4.0, whole genome shotgun sequence genomic DNA contains:
- the LOC117834100 gene encoding uncharacterized protein codes for MPMLAAVTCASRRRRMHCRGSDTAAAALELDQGQHDPGNHHHRWRDETAPVGMPGSREQTRRRGRRRHPRDGGPALGSRRRQRQAVAAGAERAPAPEEDRSQPGPGSSAAVVSKKAPAAGEARAGVETAGAALSSEAASSSSAVLCAVCLEEVPTGAEATTLPCSHSYHAGCVLPWLAARGACPCCRATLPSPENYILTCEIDME; via the coding sequence ATGCCGATGCTGGCTGCCGTCACCTgcgcctcgcgccgccgccgcatgcactgccgcggcagcgacaccgcggcggcggcgctggagcttgaCCAGGGGCAGCATGACCCGggcaaccaccaccaccgctggcGGGACGAGACGGCGCCCGTCGGCATGCCCGGCAGCCGCGAGCAGACAAggaggcggggacggcggcggcacccgCGGGACGGAGGGCCGGCACTGGGCTCCCGGCGCCGGCAGCgtcaggcggtggcggcgggcgccgaGCGGGCGCCGGCTCCGGAGGAGGACCGCAGCCAGCCTGGACCTGGCTCGTCGGCTGCCGTGGTGTCGAAGAAGGCGCCGGCCGCTGGCGAAGCGCGCGCCGGGGTGGAGACCGCGGGCGCGGCGCTGTCGTCGgaggcggcgtcgtcgtcgtccgccgtGCTCTGCGCGGTCTGCCTCGAGGAGGTGCCGAcgggggcggaggcgacgaCGCTGCCGTGCTCCCACTCGTACCACGCCGGCTGCGTGCTGCCGTggctcgccgcgcgcggcgcctgCCCGTGCTGCAGGGCCACTTTGCCGTCGCCGGAGAATTATATATTAACTTGTGAGATCGATATGGAGTAG
- the LOC117834101 gene encoding uncharacterized protein, whose amino-acid sequence MLPGVELARRRRVHYHGDAASSAAASAAEHHYHYAHAHRHAGPAAAVTGPAMAARIRLEEKLRGAALPSATSPSRWSRLIGEREGRATSERRSRRREQQQENAERGVLATAEVWPIPPAPTSAADGGHHHRRRAELTRTLSKVEVCAVCLDEVRERRQRVTRLPCSHKYHSDCVLPWLAIQPDCPCCRALVPAADTLA is encoded by the exons ATGCTTCCGGGCGTGGAgctcgcgcggcggcggcgcgtgcactACCACGGCGACGctgcgtcgtcggcggcggcgagcgcggcggagcACCACTACCACTACGCGCACGCGCACCGTCACGCGGGGCCCGCCGCGGCCGTGACGGGGCCTGCGATGGCGGCGCGCATCCGGCTCGAGGAGAAgctgcgcggcgcggcgctgccGTCGGCGACGTCGCCGTCCAG GTGGAGCCGGCTGATCGGAGAGCGGGAGGGACGAGCGACCTCCGAGCgtcggagccgccgccgagagcagcagcaggaaaaTGCCGAGCGAGGAGTCCTGGCGACCGCCGAGGTCTGGCCAATAccgccggcccccacctcgGCGGCTGacggcggccaccaccaccgccggcgcgcGGAGCTGACGAGGACGCTGTCGAAGGTGGAGGTGTGCGCGGTGTGCCTGGACGAGgtccgggagcggcggcagcgggtgaCGCGGCTGCCGTGCTCGCACAAGTACCACTCCGACTGCGTCCTCCCCTGGCTCGCCATCCAGCCCGACTGCCCCTGCTGCCGCGCGCTCGTGCCGGCCGCCGACACCCTCGCCTAG